TCTTTGAAAAGAACAAAGAGATAttccataaaaaaataaacaaatcatACAAAATTCAGAACTACCATATTTGCAAGACTACTGACCACTTGCTTGTTGTCAGAAGGCATGTATGACCAACACATCATTGAAAGAaacaagttctcctttccatccatCAGGTCATGACCTTCTAAACATTAGAGTTAGAAAGGAGATGCAGATTATAGATTTACAGTTTAAAAGAACACTAGTAATGTAGGTCATCTTCTAGGATGATAGGCACATAAGccatattatttttcaaattccaatgtcCAATTCACCAACCAGTTCATTTCAAAAGATTCTAAAGACTAATCAGCATCCCACATCAACTTTTGGTCCTGGGGTTGAAGCAAGCGACCTTAGAACTACCCACCTTCTAGTAATGGAGACTTGCTTTTTGCAACTTTTGAATGGATTAAAGTTGCCAACCGCTGACTTTGTTGAAAAAGCTCAGATCAAAGTTTAGATCAATTCAATGATTTAAAGGTTGTTAGTACCATTCTCAGACATTTGAACTATATGCTCGAGTCAAACCTGAAATGGGCAACACAGGAATGGCAACCTTTCTGGTTGAGAATTTAAAATATGATCTTACAAAATCTCTAACTTGTTTAATACAAAAATTtcctaattattaaaaaaaaattgttggcATGCTCCAAATTCTGAGCCAAATAAAGACAGATTATTTTTCAAGATGTTTggagaagcataaatggcaaaaAAAGAAATGAGCATCCCAGGAAAAGGGACAGAAGCTCACTGTAATATTTTGAGGATAAGTGCCAGCAAGTTCTCGAAACCGACACACACTAAAAAGAAGGTTCTCAAAACTATCTCTTGCATGCTCTTCTGTGAGTGCTCTGTTCCTCACACTATCTTGTTTCCCTGTACAAAAAGGGCAGGAAAAAGGCATCTCAATGAAACATATCAAGCAAATCAAGTATCATATGGAGAGAATTCAATATTCATAATTTCTTAGGAACATGTTATAAGGCACTTCCATATAGTCTGCAGGTCCAATGTCACCAAAACTCAAACATTTAAAAccttaaaatttgaaaatattaatatctttaaATTCCCAACTAACTTATTTCAGTAGAGTGTTTTGAAGGTCCAATCTTTGGTCTATAGAGTTTGACATAATTGATGTAATTGATGCAGAATAAGGAAAAAAGGACTTCATATAAACAAACCATTAATTTTTGTTTCCAAAAAATTTTGTCAAAACCCATTTTAGGTAATTTCAAGGCATGACAAGAAGGGAATGAGAGCAAATCCTCATAACATGAAAAATCAATCTTAGATGAACTTTAAGGTTGGTAATGGGCCCAAGTCGAGTCAGTTTTGGGTCAGCCTTTGAGCCCAGCTTGAAGAAAATTTAGGTCAATCTTGGACCTGAAACCTAAGGCCTGATTAAATTTTAGGACAGCTTTGGGTCTACTTAGTGGCCGGCCTAAATATCTGCGCTCCCCTCGCCCCACCTCTCTGTCTCATATCAGCACTTGGCGGCAGCCCTTCTCCTTCCTCTCAGCACCTCCTCTTCCCCCACccaccccaccaaaaaaaaaaaaaaaaaaaaaaaagcccgatCCCCTTCTCTCCCACTCTCCCCACCTACTCTGACTTTCTTGTTAGGACATCCATTACTTATCTCAGTAATAGATAAGCATCTGAAAGCTACATAATTACTGATTTCTTATTAGGAAGAGGTCATAAAGCAACTGCGTGTTACATAGAAACAATGAGGTTCGATTCCAAAGGAAATATTCTTAGAGTTAGAATCAACGAGGTATTAGGTATGCAAATTAGAGGCTGGAAAGCTATGAAATTTGCACTGTGTCCTGAGATAGTATTTAGTCCTTCATTGAATGAATGGGCAAGAAATATTCTTAAaactaacctaattagattgaaccTATCTAGTTGGTCAGGCTAGTTacaaagaaaaattaattaaaatggaGAAAATGGGTGATAGCTTAACACTTTCACTAAAAGCAAGCTCACTAGATATGTAGCCATTTTCCTGTTCCTGTCCAACCTAATATAAATGTTTGGTTTGCCCCTTCTCTAATCTAGAAGCTTAATCCTTTTAATTACGATCaccaatttttcaaaaattaaaggaTTCCTTCAAAGACAACAAAATTGTTCATTTTGTGCTGTCAGATTGTACTTCTGCCATATCAAAAGAATCACCAAGGTGacatcaaaatattttcatgatgCCATGTAAAGCAAAACTCAGTTGATCATATGTTTTCACAAAGCATAAAAATTTAAACAAACCCAGGGTATTAGCCTCGAAAGTAAATTGATTCGAAAATTAAGGGCATCCCAGTGCACGAGGCTCCCATCACCATAGGATTTGGGGAGTGTTAGATGAATGCACCTTACCCCCACGAGCAGAGAGGCTATTTTCTTATTTCAAAGACATCCAAGTTGCAATGAAGCAACCTTACCATTGTGCCAAGGCCCACCTTCTAAATTGATTTGGGCACTGCTCTGACTAAGTCAACTTGAACTTTCAAGTAAGTCAAGAAGCTTAATACTAAGTTAAAATCATGGTCTACTAACATTAGCACAAATAGTGGTCCATTCCTAGTGAAAGCGGTGAAAACCGGACAAGTGTcatgttcttgaatattactcATATGTTTCTCCATgcatgtacatcttctatatgcaTCAGTTCATAGTCATTAAAGCCTTTAGGAATTATGAAAAATCATATACAGATTCCACTTAACTGATCTAATCTAACTTCACTTGTTGGAACCATTCATATGCACATATGCTTAGAAAATGAGGATGCTTGAAGTGCAGAGATACTATAATGACATGCAATTTTAAATATGTAAAAGTGTGCATCAACAAATGCATTTTGATGAGTTCTGGCATATAATAATTCGGGGAGGTAACTTGCTTCCTCCTTACTCCCTCTAAAAAAAGAGTTTAAGCATACAAACACTTGATAGACCTATATTTGGTTGAATGAAATAAGTTGCATATTACAGCCCTAGAAAAATAGGCAATGGAAGCAAAGACTTTGCACATTACGGTGCTCAGTTAAACAAGAAAGAGAATTATTTCATGTTTTTGTTTAAAGAAACCAGCATTGCTAGATGTATGGGTAAATCAATAATGTTTCACAAGTGATGATTGGTGGTAGAGAAAAAGGATTTCAGGTGTGAAAAAGCAGATGAAAGACCTAGATGCCAAAGAAGCAGCAATGCCCTAAGTAGGAATCTTGGATCAAAAGAGCCACTTCTTTGGAAGCCAGCGCAATTAGTTGTTTAAGAAACTAGTAACATATGAAATATTGCTAAGTGGAAGTTCAGCATGACCAGCATTTTAAAAGTACCTGATTTGGATCAGAATAATCAATTATAAAGTCtgaaaatatcaaatctgaaTTCAGTGGTTGGAGATAACAATAACACACATTTTCAAGATCGACATGTTGTTTATTATGCCCACATTCAATAACAAAAACCAGTTAGCCAAATTGCTGATGAGGCAATGAAGATATCATGACATCCACATAGTAAACCAGGTTCTTGTATGAACAACTGTTGCAAGAGTACAAAAACCTCAAATCACCCTGACCTGATGAAAATAGTTGCTGATGATGGCGACATTCCTAAAAAATGTTTGTTTAACTAAATAAGATGAGATGTTATGATGTAAACAAATAACAGCTTTATCAGCTAGCCTAACAAAATCAACAATGATCGTGTATTTGACATATTAGAGTCATTTTAATTCTTCAGTAGTAGTACATATATGCTTATGGATGCAAGGTCTATTTTCTAAGCTCGTCTAATAGAACATGAGAATCCAAACCAGCACTACAATCATAATTATAAACTAATATGCAACAGTATAAGACAATAAACCAGCCACTCACAGACTAAATGTCCAAGCATCGCCATGAATCACTTTTGGGAAGAAGATCTATGCTACCTTGTCCATACTCTTCTATAGAATTCTACCACAGGTGCACAATGATTCCATAAACAATCAACACCGTAACTTCAGATCAATCACAGCCATGATAAAACATCACATCCAGAACAATAAATTGAATTCAGCAGACGATATCAAGGGAAAATTTATAAACAATCCCCAAGAAAGAAAGTGAGCAAATTACCAAACCAGCCTTTTGATTCTGCAACTGCCCAATAACTCTGTGCTTCGCTTCGAGGGCCAGCATCCCTTCGAGTTTCCCCACCACTAAACAAAAGAAGAGCTCCCTCATCCTTAGATGCAATCTCCACCCCTTCTCTTATATGTGACAAAAATGTAGCAGCTTGACCTGGGTGCCTCTGATATGGCTCCAAGAACCATGAATCCTCACGGTCAATCTTCCCACAACTGTTGCTTGTATAGATCGAATGCCCCGCAACCATGACAAGATTGCGGAGATTCGCAAAAGGATAAGAACCCGAACTGACACTCAGATCATCAACCCTTCGGTACCCCATCATTCTAACCCGGCTCTCATATACAGATAGAACAATCAGAATGGTCACTCCAAAGGACAATGAGATGAGAAAAATTGCAACAGGGTGAAGCTTGTAGAAACGATAAAGGCGATTTCCAATTGATTTAAGCATCTTGAGGGCTTCAGACTGCGAATTTTTGGACCTTCGGACCTTAGAGGAGTTTCCTGATTCTAAATCAAAGTCCCCTCTAGGGTAAGCATGAAAGGACTTGGGACTTCCTGGCCCGTATGACTGGTTACTCATGATGGCAGCAATGAAGCGAGATCATGAGTACCCAATGGATACTGGCATCAAACTCCCTCAAAATCCTGTAAGAGATTAAACTATTTTACACATCAAGATCAAACTTTGGAACGTAAACTTGTACAGATTCCGAATTTCGAGTCTCGCAGTCCAGATCTCTCACTAAAACTAGTGAAAGAAATGAAACTCAAGTAGATTCTAACGAACCAAAACAGAAAGAAGGGAACTTTCTCTCAGAAGACTTGTTTTTGGAGAACATATAATTCTATCAAAAACAAGCCCAGGGAAGGATTCAAAGGATAAATCGATATGATACCAAATTCCTCATCTTGATACATACCCTCTTCTGAAGAGATAAAAAATGGAAAAATCTAAGCGTTCCCAGAGAGAAAtttatagagaaacaaactaaaattaTCAGAAAACACTCTAATTCGGTCTTAATGCGCGTTCTAGATGGACACGAAAGAAAACTTCAATCAGAGCCAGATGGAAATCTGCAGACAAACTTGGATTGAACCCTTAAGATTTCTCTTCCTTCAACACCAAGATCTCATCATTGGCAGccaaaatccttttttttttaaagaaacgaAGAAACAGATGGCATCCGGCAAAGAGAAATCACAATCTAGatgaaaaaaatctaatcttaatcatcTTAACAGAAAATTTCCCGGTAGACAAACAAATAAAAGTCGACAACAGCTATTGTTGCTGGATGGGGATCTCTAAATTGAATTAAAGAAAACAGGGGAGGAGAACGAGGGAGACGAGAGAGAGTTCCCGGTTCGGTCGCCGCGGTGGAGGAGGAAAGATGGGGTGCCGGTCTGACGGGTCGGGTCGGATTTTAGTACTATCGGATCAAGAGCTATCGGGTTtcggatctaaattttatataaacacACTCTGGATAAATTTAGATATCAAATAATTTATCTTCAACGGTTAATCAAACAAATGATTTATATTCGGAATAGTTAACTGATAAAATATTCAATTGAATGCTTCAAAAATTAACAATAaacatgttaggatttgacgtccagagattcagtccatattgagcccacagcgagattcgtagcaaaaaacggagtccaacgagaccaagatcatcccaaacggagctcggacggagaagatacgcgcttttgaagttggcacgagacccGATGCGGTGGAGGACTGCCAGCGACTGGCAGCAGGCCGGCGGAGCGATGGTGGCGCGGCCCAGGTGGGGCcaatgcgcgggacgcgcgacccaggcgggcgGGCAGTCCAGGCCCGCTcgcgtgggccggcccaggcccaggcgccttccctgggccctgtaccccgatccaccgtggatcgggcggtccatgggtgggcctgtggaccgcgtgggtattTCCCACATATTTTTCGCGGTCCATGACATTATTTCGTGGACCGAagcacgatcggagggcgtggatgactcccggtcttgatccagcGGCCTGAGACTtgatttggattgattaaggagtcctaaacctaatctaagtcatttttaaccttttaaaaaggcctgtgaggCACAGAAAGTGGCTTTGTGGTCCAGTTTTTTGCAGAGAGCGCCGCGTGGAatccaaagaaaaagagaaaagcgtgaggccgctgagagagaaggagcaagactcctggacagcggacgccaggcacttcagggattcagagggtcttccaagagagagagcttttgtgagggaaacttctagtgagagagaaattggatgtacgagggttgagggtgagatctcctcttgtaaaatttctttttcatagtgaagtttgcatgccccatggagacgagcccttttgtggctgattcacgtattttgattgttttttgttttgtttcttctttcttcctgctgcatcgcgtggtactgaaaaggtcttgggaggtggtgtcctagccaaacatccacccaacaagtgatatcgaagcaagacggtacaaggacgcagattgcagcgatggtgagcaagactgaagatggagaagacaagaacaatcaagatggatatcaacaaatttgatggtaagagcaatttctccttgtggcaggcaagggtgaaggacgtgctcatccaacaggggttgatcgatgctctcttgtgcgatgagaagccgaccaccatggaggtgcaggattgaaaatggctatagatgcaggcggtgagtaccatctgcatatACTTGACGGATGAGGTAgtgatccatgtactgagcgagacttctccgacggtgctgtggtcgaagctcgaggagttgtacatggcaaagtctctcaccaatactctttttctctggagacagttctaccaactgcggatgactgagggacagagcgtgtaggagaatctaagccactttcagaagatcctcaccgacctcctcagcgttggcgagaatgttgaggagaagactagggcgctggttttgctggcgtcgcttttcccttcgtacgagtccctgatgactgctcttctagtggggaagagcactatcaagatagacgacgtcaccacggcgatactctagaacgaggttctcaagagggagaacccagcttcgagctcaggtggcggtagctcagctttggtggcttctggaggagcaggaggcggtagacagagcgacaggagatcgcaacgagggcggtctaagtccaggagggacttgagcaaaatcaggtgttaccggtatgaggagttggggcatctagccagagattgccctcaactaaaaaatcggacgatggctgctgtagcgacggccggcagcgattcaaatggagatatcctggagatatctgacgaggtatctacttcttcccagcagtagaTATTAAATTATGCATgcctctatcatgtatgttgcaaagagtagcagtttgactccctaaagaacagtgagggcactgtatatctgtcggatgaatcgagctgtgcgatcagaggcattggaacggtcagctggaggacacatgacggtgcagtgaggagattggaggaggtccgatacatatccgatttcagacggaatcttatctcacttagcagactggattcgagaggctacaggatggtagctggtggaggaatcctaagggtgctacgtagtgataggattgtgctggaggggaagaaggggagcagaggacattattacctagcgagaagcccagtgtgaggtggagcttcgagagccaagtggagctccaggagatggatcgggtacgagacaggagactcgggaggacaagaggcaacgtcgcaaggtgagattcctattaccgcatgacgatgccccgagcaagtctcaggtcaggaggagcatagcatacgatggagatgggatcgagtagcttggctcgactcccatgtttgtccatctatgatcagcaggcgattgccccagggcatgggggcgaggagatccagaatctctcagagtttggaggaggtcgaatatcgagtcgagatggagattgttaggatttgacgcctcgagattcagcccatattgagcccatagcgaggttcgcggtgaacaatgaagtccaatgagaccaagatcaccccaaacgaaacgagaccaagatcaacccaaacggagctcgaacggagaagatacgagcctttgaagtcggcacgagacccgAGGTGGTGGCGGGCCGGCAGAGTGatggcggcgcggccgcaggcggtggcgcgTGGCCTAGGCGGGGCCAATGcgtgggacgtgcgacccaggcgggTGCGCGGCCCAGCCCGTGAGCGGGCCCGCGCACGGGCGTGGCCCAAGCCCGTGCATACGGGCCGACCCAGGCCTAAgcgccttgcctgggccctgtacctcggtccaccatggaccgagaggtccacgggtgggcctgtggaccgcatgggcgttttcTATACATTTCTCATTGTtcacggtactattccatggatcgaagcatgatcggagggcgtgggtgaTTCCTGATCTTGATCCAACGGCTTGGgacttgatttgggttgattatggagtcctaaacctaatctaagtcatgtttaactctttaaaagggcctgtgaggCACAGAAAGTGGCTTTGTAGTCTGATTTCTTGCAGAGAGCGCCGCACGGAAcccgaagaaaaagagagaggcgtgaggccgctgagagagaaggagcagagctCCTGGACAGTGAATGCCAGGCACTTCAAGGGtttagggggtcttccaagagggagagattttgtgagggaaacttctagtgagagaaaaattgggtgtacgaggattgagggtgagatcttctcttgtaattttttttttcatagtgaagtttgtatgtcccgtggaggcgagcccttttgtggctgatccacgtattttgattattttttattttgtttcttctttctttctgctgcatcgcgtggtactgaaaaagtCTTGAAAAGTGATATCCTAGCCAGATATCCATCCAACAAAACAATAATTAACTAAACATTAAAAGATACATCTAACTTATAACCAGTTGCAAATACCAAAACATATTCtaacatgttggtgcaaaaatccgcttgcgccggagaagctggagtcggggaagccgcggtcgccgccgggacctgcaagggaagtctaaaccgaaggtggggttgctccggcaagaccctccgacgctcaagtcagttttctgcctcaacaagaatggagtgctcgaacggagaatttagcagagttttgagataaggaagaatgagcttaaaaataacgtatctggatctcccctttttataggtg
Above is a genomic segment from Elaeis guineensis isolate ETL-2024a chromosome 1, EG11, whole genome shotgun sequence containing:
- the LOC105038507 gene encoding uncharacterized protein C57A10.07, with translation MSNQSYGPGSPKSFHAYPRGDFDLESGNSSKVRRSKNSQSEALKMLKSIGNRLYRFYKLHPVAIFLISLSFGVTILIVLSVYESRVRMMGYRRVDDLSVSSGSYPFANLRNLVMVAGHSIYTSNSCGKIDREDSWFLEPYQRHPGQAATFLSHIREGVEIASKDEGALLLFSGGETRRDAGPRSEAQSYWAVAESKGWFGKQDSVRNRALTEEHARDSFENLLFSVCRFRELAGTYPQNITVVSYDFKEERFTHLHRSAIGFPDGRFFYFGTPASPTAKEAAKKGEASVRAQFQEDPYGCLGSLHRKKLKRDPFHRTVPYPNGCPELKGLFSYCGPVPYPGSLPWTQ